The Candidatus Acidiferrales bacterium genome has a segment encoding these proteins:
- a CDS encoding AAA family ATPase, translated as MKTRKTYRELTPEQLTWRCPESELKFKSTEELEPIDSIIGQERAVKALKFGVNIKSPGYNIFVSGLAGTGKLTTIKRLLEEITVECTPSPDRCYVFNFREPDNPHLLEFDRGQGKKFKEDLEATVRYLIRKIPELLTGEAYTDARSKIVESYEKREKALLTEFQRKIESEGFALVPVQIGPITQPQVFPVFQGKPVPIEELEKLAGEGKLTTKDYIDAEHKLQEFRKELAAVARKGSTVAGEMVRKIQDMERQTVSVVVSSIFEELENRFKMNQAVLDYLKLVQEYTLNNIQIFKGGEEQDSEAQPPRPASDPFIVYRVNLIQDNTDRERCPVVIETSPTYTNIFGTIERLIDARGFFQTDHTKIKGGALLRADGGYIVLNALDALTEPGVWKALKRTLIYRKLEIQPLDTFFQLNSIALKPEPININVKVILIGDPYVYDILYDAEEDFKKIFKVKADFDSEVRLDSEKITEYARFISRICRAENLMHFDKSGVAAVIEFAARQAERQDKLWTRFSDIADLLREASFWASKNEHKLVNREDVGKSLESLIERNNLTEDKVQEMIERDMIMIDTTGERVGQVNGLAVYDIGYYSFGKPTRITAAVGMGKAGITSIEREANLSGKVHDKGVMTLSGYLREKFAREKALSLSASIAFEQSYSGVDGDSASSTELYALLSSLSNLPIKQGIAVTGSVNQKGDVQPIGGVNQKIEGFYQVCKSKGLTGDQGVIIPQRNVKDLVLRDEVIRAVNEKRFHIYPVERIEDGIEILTGVAAGKQDRKGQYEKNSVFHLVAKRLKEMSGEEKETSRKKSRKRKTK; from the coding sequence TTGAAGACTAGAAAGACGTATCGCGAATTGACCCCGGAACAGTTGACATGGCGTTGTCCGGAAAGCGAACTGAAATTCAAATCCACCGAAGAATTAGAACCGATCGATTCCATCATAGGCCAGGAACGAGCCGTGAAGGCTCTGAAGTTCGGCGTCAATATAAAGAGTCCCGGCTACAATATTTTCGTCAGCGGGCTCGCCGGCACCGGGAAGCTCACCACGATCAAACGGCTCTTGGAAGAAATTACGGTGGAGTGCACGCCATCCCCCGACAGGTGCTACGTCTTCAATTTTAGAGAGCCGGACAATCCGCATCTGCTCGAATTCGACCGCGGTCAGGGGAAAAAATTCAAGGAAGATCTCGAAGCGACGGTCCGCTATCTCATCAGAAAAATCCCGGAGTTATTGACAGGCGAAGCTTACACAGATGCGAGGAGCAAGATTGTTGAGTCGTACGAGAAAAGAGAGAAGGCTCTCCTCACGGAATTTCAAAGGAAGATCGAAAGTGAAGGATTCGCGCTCGTGCCCGTCCAAATCGGACCGATCACCCAGCCGCAGGTTTTCCCTGTCTTTCAAGGCAAACCCGTTCCCATCGAAGAGCTTGAAAAGCTTGCAGGCGAAGGCAAATTGACAACAAAAGATTACATAGATGCCGAACACAAACTACAGGAGTTCAGAAAAGAGCTTGCCGCGGTGGCGCGAAAAGGCTCTACGGTTGCGGGAGAAATGGTAAGAAAAATCCAGGACATGGAGAGACAAACCGTCTCGGTGGTCGTCAGCTCAATATTTGAGGAACTGGAGAACCGATTCAAAATGAACCAGGCGGTCCTCGACTATCTCAAGCTGGTGCAAGAATATACATTGAACAACATACAAATCTTCAAGGGAGGTGAAGAACAGGATTCCGAGGCTCAGCCGCCAAGACCGGCAAGCGATCCCTTCATCGTCTACCGGGTAAACCTGATTCAAGACAACACGGATCGGGAGCGTTGTCCAGTCGTAATTGAAACGAGTCCGACTTACACAAATATTTTCGGAACAATCGAAAGACTGATCGACGCGCGTGGATTTTTTCAAACCGATCATACAAAAATCAAAGGCGGAGCGCTCCTTCGCGCGGACGGCGGCTACATAGTGCTGAACGCGCTCGACGCGCTGACCGAGCCAGGAGTTTGGAAGGCTCTAAAGCGGACGCTGATTTACAGAAAATTGGAGATCCAGCCGCTGGACACTTTTTTCCAATTGAACTCGATCGCTCTGAAACCGGAGCCGATCAACATCAACGTGAAGGTCATACTCATCGGCGATCCGTATGTCTACGACATTCTGTACGACGCCGAGGAGGACTTTAAGAAGATCTTCAAAGTGAAGGCAGACTTTGACAGCGAAGTAAGACTAGACTCCGAGAAAATTACAGAGTATGCAAGGTTCATCTCGCGAATATGCAGGGCGGAAAATCTGATGCACTTCGACAAATCAGGCGTGGCAGCAGTAATCGAGTTCGCTGCACGTCAGGCGGAGCGGCAGGATAAACTCTGGACCCGGTTCAGTGACATCGCCGACCTTCTCCGTGAAGCGAGCTTCTGGGCAAGCAAGAATGAGCACAAACTCGTCAACAGAGAAGATGTCGGCAAGAGTCTCGAATCGCTCATCGAAAGGAACAATCTCACCGAAGATAAAGTCCAGGAAATGATCGAGAGGGACATGATCATGATCGATACGACTGGTGAACGCGTTGGACAGGTGAATGGACTCGCCGTTTACGATATCGGATATTACTCTTTCGGAAAGCCGACGCGCATTACGGCCGCAGTCGGAATGGGCAAAGCGGGAATCACGAGCATCGAGCGCGAGGCAAATTTGTCGGGAAAAGTCCACGATAAAGGCGTCATGACACTTTCAGGTTACCTGCGCGAGAAGTTTGCGAGAGAAAAGGCACTCTCGCTTTCGGCAAGTATTGCATTTGAACAATCGTACAGCGGCGTCGATGGCGACAGTGCGTCGTCAACCGAACTCTATGCGCTGCTGTCGAGTCTTAGTAACCTCCCGATAAAGCAGGGCATCGCAGTCACAGGAAGCGTGAACCAGAAAGGCGATGTTCAGCCGATCGGTGGAGTGAACCAGAAGATCGAGGGCTTCTACCAGGTCTGCAAGTCGAAAGGTTTGACTGGCGATCAGGGAGTCATCATACCTCAGCGAAACGTGAAAGACCTCGTGCTCCGCGATGAAGTAATCCGGGCAGTGAACGAAAAGAGGTTCCACATTTATCCGGTCGAGCGAATTGAGGATGGGATAGAAATCCTGACCGGTGTAGCTGCAGGAAAGCAAGACAGGAAAGGCCAGTACGAAAAAAATTCCGTGTTCCACCTTGTGGCGAAGAGATTGAAGGAGATGTCGGGGGAAGAAAAAGAAACGAGTAGGAAGAAAAGCAGGAAGAGAAAAACTAAGTAG
- the carA gene encoding glutamine-hydrolyzing carbamoyl-phosphate synthase small subunit → MIAKLALENGIVFTGESFGGSGETAGEIVFNTSMIGYQEILTDPSYCGQIVTMTYPHIGNYGVNPEDVESAKPQVAGFVVREYSKFYSNFRATESLGDYLKRNDIVGIENIDTRRLTRIIRTTGAMNAVISTTDLDDKSLVVKAKKFPSMSGLDLAKVVTTKNQYKYSSNGKDDTEKGFRVVAYDYGIKTNILRKLHERHCDVTVVPASLPAEEVLKLNPDGVFLSNGPGDPAAVTYAIENVKKLIGRKPIFGICLGHQILALAAGAKTYKLKFGHRGANHPVKNLLNETVEVTSHNHGFAVDPGSLPSDYEVTHIDLNDNVLEGFRHRSLPLFCVQYHPEASPGPHDSDYLFDNFMSIMETKTALTHTQTSVAAK, encoded by the coding sequence TTGATAGCTAAGTTGGCACTTGAAAACGGAATTGTCTTCACCGGCGAATCGTTCGGAGGTTCCGGCGAAACGGCGGGAGAAATTGTGTTCAACACAAGCATGATCGGCTATCAGGAAATTCTCACTGACCCATCTTACTGCGGTCAGATCGTCACGATGACTTATCCTCATATCGGAAACTACGGCGTAAATCCAGAAGACGTCGAGTCCGCAAAGCCTCAGGTCGCAGGATTTGTCGTCAGAGAATACAGTAAATTCTACAGCAACTTCCGCGCGACGGAAAGCCTCGGAGATTACCTCAAGCGGAACGATATAGTCGGGATCGAAAACATCGACACGCGCAGGCTGACACGGATCATCCGGACCACCGGTGCAATGAACGCGGTAATCTCTACCACCGACCTCGACGACAAATCGCTCGTCGTGAAGGCAAAGAAGTTTCCATCGATGTCCGGCCTCGACCTGGCAAAGGTCGTCACCACAAAAAACCAGTACAAATATTCTTCAAACGGAAAAGATGATACCGAGAAGGGCTTCAGAGTCGTTGCATATGACTACGGCATCAAGACAAACATCCTCCGCAAGCTTCATGAACGGCACTGCGATGTAACCGTTGTCCCTGCAAGTCTCCCGGCAGAAGAAGTCTTGAAGCTCAACCCGGACGGAGTCTTTCTTTCGAACGGACCCGGCGATCCAGCAGCAGTCACTTACGCGATTGAAAACGTGAAGAAGCTTATCGGGCGTAAACCGATTTTCGGAATTTGTCTCGGACATCAGATACTCGCGCTTGCGGCCGGCGCAAAAACTTATAAGCTTAAATTCGGTCACCGCGGCGCGAACCACCCCGTGAAAAATTTGTTGAACGAAACAGTCGAAGTCACCTCGCACAACCATGGTTTCGCAGTCGACCCCGGTAGTCTCCCTTCCGATTACGAGGTGACTCACATAGACTTGAACGACAATGTGCTCGAGGGATTTCGCCACAGGAGTCTGCCGCTTTTCTGCGTGCAGTATCATCCTGAAGCGTCACCGGGCCCCCACGACAGCGATTACCTCTTCGACAATTTCATGTCTATCATGGAGACGAAGACTGCCTTGACGCATACACAAACTAGCGTTGCAGCAAAATGA
- the nth gene encoding endonuclease III, giving the protein MSKISYLESTSFKIAFVPSIFYVLYMKRKPKTKSVSKARSKPKPKRIIHKKKVSSVRVVRDWAKAMNPIFENYGQRKHPLDYRNKYQLMVMVVLSARDSDRHINSIAPALFEKYPSMRELSKLEPEDLYPYINTVTNFPNKAKWITSIAKAVGDDESIPSTLDELTKLPGIGRKSANVIISESGGIAEGVIVDLHVLRVAPRIGIAKGTNPEKIEKQIMEKVPQEYWRAAGMGMSFLGREICRPKNPKCEECVVNKVCEYYAALK; this is encoded by the coding sequence GTGTCTAAGATTTCCTATTTAGAATCTACTTCCTTTAAAATTGCTTTTGTGCCATCGATTTTCTATGTTTTGTACATGAAAAGAAAACCTAAAACCAAATCTGTTTCTAAAGCTAGATCTAAACCCAAGCCCAAACGAATCATCCACAAGAAGAAAGTGTCGAGCGTGAGGGTTGTTCGAGACTGGGCCAAGGCTATGAATCCTATCTTCGAGAACTACGGACAAAGGAAGCACCCGCTGGATTACAGGAACAAATACCAACTTATGGTCATGGTTGTTCTGTCGGCAAGAGACTCGGATAGGCACATAAACTCTATTGCGCCAGCTCTCTTTGAGAAATATCCGTCGATGAGGGAGCTGTCGAAATTGGAGCCGGAAGATCTCTATCCGTACATTAATACGGTCACAAACTTTCCTAACAAGGCAAAATGGATTACTTCAATTGCTAAGGCAGTTGGCGATGACGAGAGTATTCCGTCTACCCTTGACGAGTTGACGAAGCTTCCGGGAATAGGAAGAAAGTCTGCGAATGTAATCATCAGCGAGTCAGGCGGGATAGCCGAAGGAGTTATCGTCGATTTGCACGTTCTCCGAGTCGCACCGAGGATTGGAATCGCAAAGGGCACCAATCCGGAAAAAATCGAGAAGCAGATCATGGAGAAAGTGCCCCAAGAATATTGGAGGGCAGCGGGAATGGGCATGTCTTTTCTCGGAAGGGAAATCTGCCGCCCTAAGAATCCGAAATGCGAAGAATGCGTCGTCAATAAAGTATGTGAATATTATGCGGCCCTGAAGTGA
- a CDS encoding P-II family nitrogen regulator, whose translation MKKIEAIIRPFKIDDVREALVEIGIKGMTITEVKGYGRQKGHTEMYRGSEYQIDFLPKMKIEIISPDDSVDKIVETIIKSAKTGQVGDGKIFVYPVEDVIRVRTEESGEAAL comes from the coding sequence ATGAAAAAAATTGAAGCTATCATTCGACCTTTCAAAATCGACGACGTCCGCGAAGCGCTGGTTGAAATCGGAATCAAAGGCATGACGATAACGGAAGTCAAAGGATACGGCCGCCAGAAGGGGCACACAGAAATGTACCGCGGGTCGGAATATCAGATCGATTTCCTGCCGAAGATGAAGATAGAAATCATTTCTCCGGATGATAGTGTTGACAAGATTGTAGAGACGATTATTAAAAGTGCGAAGACGGGCCAGGTAGGGGACGGGAAAATTTTTGTTTATCCTGTTGAAGACGTCATACGGGTCCGAACCGAAGAGAGCGGCGAAGCGGCATTATAG
- the era gene encoding GTPase Era, which translates to MSFKAGYVALVGEPNVGKSTLLNGLLGQKLSIVTPKPQTTRHKIAGILTKQDFQIVFLDTPGLIKPRYALQEVMMAFSNAALHDADIVVFILDASGAAKSLKNLSVLSRSFPKGTPVFLALNKIDLVKKNEILPLIHSANEVYPFKEIIPVSALTGENLEDLENTIVKYLPDGHAFYPEDYVSDRDERFFVSELVREEIFKTFKEEVPYSTTVEIEEFREKDDERKTYIRAIIYVEKESQKGIIIGKKGAALKQIGQESRKQIEELIGHEVFLELFVKVRDGWRDDKKTLSRLGYK; encoded by the coding sequence ATGAGCTTCAAAGCCGGTTACGTTGCACTTGTCGGTGAGCCGAACGTGGGGAAGTCGACTCTGCTGAACGGGCTCCTCGGTCAAAAACTTTCGATTGTAACTCCCAAGCCTCAGACAACACGCCACAAGATCGCGGGTATCCTCACCAAGCAAGATTTTCAAATTGTCTTCCTCGATACACCCGGACTAATCAAGCCGAGGTACGCGCTTCAGGAAGTGATGATGGCTTTCTCGAACGCGGCGCTCCATGATGCAGACATCGTCGTTTTCATTCTCGACGCGAGCGGCGCGGCCAAATCGTTGAAAAACTTAAGCGTCCTCAGCCGGTCGTTCCCGAAGGGTACGCCGGTCTTTCTTGCGTTGAACAAAATCGATCTCGTGAAGAAGAACGAAATACTTCCTCTCATTCATTCTGCGAACGAGGTTTACCCTTTCAAAGAGATCATTCCGGTTTCTGCTCTCACCGGTGAAAATCTTGAGGACCTTGAAAATACCATCGTGAAATACCTGCCGGATGGGCACGCGTTTTATCCCGAAGATTATGTGAGCGACCGCGACGAAAGATTTTTCGTAAGCGAGCTGGTGCGCGAAGAGATTTTTAAAACGTTCAAAGAGGAAGTGCCGTACTCTACGACGGTCGAGATTGAGGAGTTCAGAGAAAAGGATGACGAACGCAAAACTTACATCCGTGCTATCATCTATGTCGAGAAGGAATCCCAGAAAGGAATAATCATAGGCAAAAAAGGTGCGGCGCTGAAGCAGATCGGGCAAGAATCAAGAAAACAAATAGAAGAACTGATCGGCCACGAAGTGTTTCTCGAGCTGTTCGTCAAGGTGAGGGATGGATGGAGGGACGATAAGAAGACATTATCACGTCTGGGGTATAAGTAA
- a CDS encoding DUF559 domain-containing protein, whose amino-acid sequence MPRGEVLVSILNNEDDLEILRKNLWYRIPVSSAKKWLSKRWPPELMAFYQTSIFGKEKYSIRYYGKVKEIREARRCELFPNEADNPKTARLYYKIVLSSLEQLEKPIRSNRGRRLIFIPTTFKKFQKATEINDLFDESKLEDRLWAGFKKMKIAAERQMFVRPVGKFCALDFALYCEEGKMDVETDGDYWHANPERAAADNFRDNSLKTAGWDVLRFNGRQINDHLYDYCIPTISSNIRKLGGVHKSRIRFDE is encoded by the coding sequence ATGCCTCGTGGTGAAGTCTTAGTCTCAATCCTGAACAATGAAGATGATCTTGAGATACTAAGAAAAAATCTCTGGTATCGTATCCCTGTCAGCAGCGCGAAAAAATGGTTAAGCAAGCGCTGGCCTCCTGAATTGATGGCTTTTTATCAGACCAGCATTTTCGGAAAAGAAAAGTATTCTATCCGCTATTACGGGAAGGTAAAAGAGATAAGGGAAGCGCGCCGGTGTGAACTCTTTCCAAACGAAGCTGACAATCCCAAGACGGCCCGTCTTTATTACAAGATTGTTCTTTCTTCTCTGGAACAACTAGAGAAACCGATCAGAAGCAACAGGGGGAGGCGTCTGATTTTCATTCCCACAACGTTTAAGAAATTCCAGAAGGCCACGGAAATAAATGACTTGTTCGATGAGAGCAAGCTTGAGGATAGGCTGTGGGCGGGATTCAAGAAAATGAAGATCGCGGCTGAAAGACAAATGTTCGTCCGGCCGGTGGGGAAATTCTGTGCGTTGGATTTTGCATTGTATTGTGAGGAAGGCAAAATGGATGTCGAGACGGACGGAGATTATTGGCATGCGAATCCCGAGAGAGCGGCGGCAGATAATTTCCGCGACAACAGTTTGAAGACGGCAGGCTGGGATGTTCTCAGATTCAACGGACGCCAGATAAACGATCATCTCTACGATTATTGCATTCCGACGATTAGTTCCAACATCCGGAAGTTAGGCGGCGTGCACAAGAGCAGAATCAGGTTCGACGAATGA
- a CDS encoding DUF1015 domain-containing protein, which produces MEKVPHAGAAVKPFKAVHYNLSNLSEVVAPPYDVIDKKRQNSLYEKDPNNIIRLDLNRETNPYQAAAAEMQRMLKEKILVQDSEPAIYPYFQTFDTQSGESVTRRGFVSWIKLEPFEAGVVLPHEHTLSGPKIDRLNLMTSTKASFSQIFSLYGDGNKVAEKEYDKLRIAKPYLEADYDGVNNKIYRITDMGIVKTFQNVMSKMAVYIADGHHRYETALEYQKLMRAKSRKQDGEAAYDYIMMYFTNIFDSGLVVYPTHRIIHSLSSFDSGKFLQATKNYFDLDPKSDVGELADSLAPAGAHSFGMILPQKKYFLMTLKRGVDVLSIVKEDAPAPVKRLDVTLLHDVVLGQTLGISKEAQEKKLNINYTIDKNEVDSAVQFPQAGSSTGKGQIGFLLNPTKVEQVREVADAGAVMPQKSTYFYPKLLSGMLISSLE; this is translated from the coding sequence ATGGAGAAGGTTCCGCATGCGGGCGCGGCTGTCAAACCGTTTAAAGCAGTACACTACAACCTCAGCAATCTTTCGGAAGTCGTCGCGCCGCCTTATGACGTGATCGATAAGAAGCGTCAGAACAGCCTTTACGAGAAAGATCCCAACAACATCATAAGGCTCGATCTGAATCGCGAGACAAATCCATATCAGGCAGCGGCAGCAGAGATGCAGAGGATGCTGAAAGAAAAAATTCTCGTGCAGGATAGTGAGCCGGCGATATATCCTTACTTCCAGACATTTGATACTCAGAGCGGGGAATCGGTTACGCGCCGCGGTTTTGTGTCGTGGATCAAGTTGGAGCCGTTTGAAGCCGGCGTCGTTCTTCCGCATGAACACACGCTGTCGGGACCGAAGATTGACCGGCTGAATCTGATGACCTCAACGAAAGCTTCGTTCAGCCAGATATTCAGTCTTTACGGCGATGGGAATAAGGTCGCTGAAAAGGAATATGACAAGTTGAGAATCGCGAAACCGTATTTGGAAGCCGACTACGATGGAGTGAATAACAAAATTTACCGTATCACCGATATGGGCATCGTGAAGACCTTTCAAAACGTCATGAGCAAGATGGCTGTTTACATAGCCGACGGCCATCACAGGTACGAGACGGCTTTGGAATACCAGAAGTTGATGCGCGCGAAGAGTCGGAAACAGGACGGCGAAGCGGCGTACGACTATATAATGATGTACTTCACGAATATCTTCGATTCAGGGCTTGTCGTTTATCCGACCCACAGGATTATTCACAGTTTGAGCAGTTTCGATTCGGGAAAGTTCTTACAGGCAACGAAGAATTACTTTGATTTGGATCCCAAGTCTGACGTCGGAGAATTAGCAGACTCACTCGCACCCGCCGGCGCCCATTCTTTCGGAATGATACTTCCTCAAAAGAAATATTTTCTCATGACGTTGAAGCGAGGCGTGGATGTTCTTTCGATTGTGAAGGAAGACGCTCCCGCACCTGTGAAGAGGCTCGATGTCACGCTGCTCCACGATGTCGTTCTCGGGCAGACGCTCGGGATATCGAAGGAAGCGCAGGAGAAAAAGTTGAACATCAACTACACCATCGATAAGAATGAAGTTGATAGCGCGGTTCAGTTCCCGCAGGCGGGATCTTCGACCGGCAAAGGTCAGATCGGATTCCTCCTCAATCCTACCAAAGTAGAACAGGTTCGCGAGGTCGCGGATGCAGGCGCCGTCATGCCGCAGAAGTCGACTTACTTTTATCCGAAGCTTCTGTCGGGGATGCTGATTAGTAGTCTTGAATAG
- a CDS encoding UDP-N-acetylmuramate dehydrogenase, producing the protein MAVLQDRLTGIRSNVSLAPYTTIGLGGSAKYFISCPTVDEICSAIEFGRSENLPIVVLGGGSNIIFPDEGFEGLVIKIDYKGIHFEDDGSRTVARVNAGEGWDDFVKLCVEKDLAGVECLSGIPGSVGATPIQNVGAYGQEVRDTIVSVKAINIESLKVVELNSGRCEFGYRNSRFKTRDKNKFVIVEAGYKLMNAGGPTVKYDELREYIELRRKRTGNGKQETEELSLNTVREAVLALRKKKSMIIDRDDPNSKSVGSFFVNPILSEVEYKNFKERLVSAGIKRAPSYRDTNGIKISAAWLVENSGFQKGYKRNGVGISSNHSLALVNYSGTAREILSLASDIENAVFEKFGVKLQKEAVIV; encoded by the coding sequence ATGGCGGTTCTGCAAGACAGATTGACAGGCATAAGATCCAACGTTTCCCTTGCTCCGTATACTACTATCGGTCTTGGCGGCAGCGCAAAATATTTTATTTCCTGTCCGACGGTTGATGAGATTTGCTCTGCGATAGAATTCGGCAGAAGCGAAAATCTTCCGATTGTCGTGCTCGGCGGCGGGAGCAATATTATCTTTCCGGATGAGGGCTTCGAGGGGCTTGTTATCAAAATCGATTACAAAGGAATCCATTTCGAAGATGATGGCTCGCGCACGGTTGCTCGTGTAAATGCCGGCGAAGGGTGGGATGATTTCGTAAAGTTGTGTGTTGAAAAAGATCTTGCGGGTGTTGAGTGTCTGTCGGGAATTCCCGGCTCGGTCGGAGCGACGCCGATACAAAATGTCGGAGCTTACGGACAGGAGGTCAGGGATACTATTGTCTCCGTGAAGGCAATCAACATAGAATCGCTCAAGGTTGTCGAGCTAAATTCGGGGAGGTGTGAATTTGGTTACCGCAACAGCCGATTCAAAACCAGAGATAAAAATAAATTCGTGATTGTCGAAGCCGGTTACAAATTAATGAATGCAGGAGGGCCGACTGTAAAGTATGATGAACTTCGGGAATACATTGAGTTAAGAAGAAAACGGACTGGAAATGGGAAACAGGAAACTGAAGAGTTAAGCTTGAATACGGTGAGGGAAGCGGTGTTGGCGCTTCGAAAGAAGAAATCCATGATAATCGACCGTGATGATCCGAATTCTAAATCGGTGGGATCATTCTTTGTGAATCCGATTCTGTCGGAAGTCGAATACAAAAATTTCAAGGAAAGGTTAGTTTCTGCCGGAATCAAGCGTGCGCCATCTTACAGGGACACAAACGGGATTAAGATTTCTGCAGCGTGGCTCGTCGAAAACTCAGGTTTTCAAAAAGGCTATAAGAGAAATGGAGTCGGTATCTCGTCGAATCACTCGCTTGCACTGGTGAATTATTCGGGGACCGCCAGAGAAATCCTTTCGCTTGCTTCCGACATTGAAAATGCCGTATTTGAAAAATTCGGGGTGAAGCTCCAGAAAGAGGCTGTAATTGTTTAA
- a CDS encoding DEAD/DEAH box helicase — protein sequence MFKEFLKKVFGKSTKTETGLKSAKVGEEKPDLSFRRPVPGIRPPATWDNSQFAVLPVDGKKRFLDFDLPVEVMHAISDLGFKYCTPIQAAILPKLLDGLDAAGRAQTGTGKTAAFLISMMTYLLRNPLKQPIRKSPRALILAPTRELVLQIKKDADGLSKYSGLHVAAVLGGIEYKQQRNILAAEKIDIVVATPGRLLDFMKQGSIRLDKVEILVIDEADRMLDMGFIPDVRRIIESTPPKSKRQTMLFSATLTPEVNRLASRWTREPSIVEIEPEQVVVKAIKQIFYLTTDFEKFKILYNLIAVRGLQRVMVFANRKDTARELKDRLSSHGINCALLSGDVEQVRRIKRLENFRSGKTKVLVATDVAARGLHVEGISHVVNFTLPENPEDYVHRIGRTGRAGASGISISFATETDAYSVPAIKEYLGEDVKSVYPEDDLLTPLPEPKFAVQPASSHGKKFHRHGSHQKNRRSSFPKSSHSGERRT from the coding sequence TTGTTTAAAGAATTCTTAAAGAAAGTTTTCGGCAAGAGTACAAAAACGGAGACTGGACTCAAGAGCGCGAAGGTCGGGGAAGAAAAACCTGATCTAAGTTTCCGGCGTCCCGTTCCCGGTATAAGACCACCGGCGACATGGGACAACTCCCAATTCGCCGTTTTGCCGGTTGATGGAAAGAAACGATTCCTGGATTTCGATTTGCCTGTCGAAGTCATGCACGCGATTTCCGATCTGGGCTTTAAATATTGCACGCCCATACAGGCAGCAATCCTTCCCAAACTCCTCGATGGGCTCGACGCCGCGGGCCGTGCGCAAACCGGCACGGGTAAGACTGCGGCATTTCTTATTTCAATGATGACATATCTATTGAGGAATCCGCTGAAGCAGCCGATCCGGAAATCGCCTCGCGCATTGATACTTGCTCCGACGAGGGAATTGGTTCTGCAAATAAAAAAAGATGCGGACGGACTATCCAAATACTCCGGCCTCCATGTCGCTGCAGTGCTCGGCGGAATTGAATATAAGCAGCAGAGAAATATCCTGGCGGCGGAGAAGATAGACATCGTGGTTGCTACTCCCGGCAGGCTCCTGGATTTCATGAAGCAGGGAAGCATTCGCCTCGACAAAGTCGAGATTCTCGTAATCGACGAGGCGGACAGAATGCTCGACATGGGGTTTATTCCCGACGTGCGGCGGATCATCGAGAGCACGCCGCCGAAATCGAAGAGACAAACAATGCTTTTCAGCGCGACCCTGACGCCAGAAGTCAACAGGCTCGCCTCGAGATGGACGCGTGAGCCGAGCATCGTGGAGATTGAGCCGGAACAGGTTGTGGTGAAAGCGATAAAACAGATTTTTTATCTTACGACCGACTTCGAGAAATTTAAGATTCTCTACAACCTGATCGCGGTTCGCGGTCTTCAGAGAGTAATGGTGTTTGCAAATAGAAAAGATACGGCGAGAGAATTGAAAGACCGGCTCTCGTCACACGGAATAAACTGTGCTCTGTTGTCCGGCGATGTCGAGCAAGTCAGGCGCATCAAGCGTCTCGAAAACTTCCGTTCCGGCAAAACAAAAGTATTGGTAGCGACTGACGTCGCCGCACGCGGACTCCACGTCGAAGGCATAAGTCATGTCGTGAATTTTACACTCCCCGAAAATCCTGAAGATTATGTTCACCGGATCGGGCGAACGGGTAGAGCGGGTGCAAGCGGGATATCCATAAGTTTTGCAACGGAAACGGATGCGTACAGCGTTCCGGCAATAAAAGAATATCTAGGCGAAGATGTCAAATCTGTTTATCCCGAGGACGATCTTCTGACTCCTCTTCCGGAGCCGAAATTTGCTGTTCAACCGGCGAGCTCACACGGAAAGAAATTTCATCGCCATGGAAGCCATCAGAAGAATAGGAGGAGCTCTTTTCCAAAAAGCAGCCATTCCGGCGAGAGAAGAACATAA